A region from the Microcebus murinus isolate Inina chromosome 27, M.murinus_Inina_mat1.0, whole genome shotgun sequence genome encodes:
- the LOC105869719 gene encoding olfactory receptor 7D4-like, whose protein sequence is MEAKNHTGISEFLLLGLSEDSELQPLLFGVFLLMYLVTVLGNLLIVLAISSDTHLHTPMYFFLSNLSLVDICFISTTVPKMLVNIDAQSKDISYIGCLTQVYFFTVFVGLDNFLLTVMAYDRFVAICHPLHYTVIMNPRLCALLVLMSWCVMFLVVLVHVLLIMRLTFPRATEIPHFFCELAQVLKVASSDTFINNIYLYVATVLLGVFPITGILYSYSKIVSSLMRMSSTAGKNKAFSTCGSHLCVVSLFYGTGLGVYLSSAVTPSSQSSAIASVMYTVVTPMLNPFIYSLRNKDVKGALGRLLSTAASCL, encoded by the coding sequence ATGGAAGCAAAAAACCACACGGGAATATCAGAATTTCTCCTCTTGGGTCTCTCAGAAGATTCTGAACTTCAGCCCCTTCTCTTCGGGGTATTTCTGTTGATGTACCTGGTCACGGTGCTCGGGAACCTGCTCATCGTCCTGGCCATCAGCTCTGACACCCACctgcacacccccatgtacttcttcctctccaACCTGTCCTTGGTTGACATCTGTTTTATCTCCACCACCGTCCCCAAGATGCTGGTGAACATTGATGCACAGAGCAAAGACATCTCCTACATAGGATGCCTCACTCAGGTGTACTTTTTTACCGTTTTTGTCGGACTAGATAATTTCCTCCTGACTGTGATGGCCTATGACCGGTTTGTGGCCATCTGCCACCCCCTGCACTACACGGTCATCATGAACCCCCGCCTCTGTGCCCTGCTGGTCCTGATGTCTTGGTGCGTCATGTTCCTGGTTGTCCTGGTTCATGTCCTACTGATAATGAGGCTGACCTTCCCCAGGGCCACAGAAATCCCGCATTTCTTCTGTGAGCTGGCTCAGGTTCTCAAGGTGGCCTCCTCTGACACCTTCATCAATAACATCTACTTGTACGTGGCCACTGTGTTGTTGGGTGTGTTTCCCATCACAGGGATCCTATACTCCTACTCTAAGATCGTCTCCTCCTTAATGAGGATGTCCTCCACTGCGGGCAAGAATAAAGCATTTTCCACCTGTGGGTCTCACCTCTGTGTGGTCTCCCTGTTCTATGGAACAGGACTTGGGGTCTACCTCAGTTCTGCTGTGACCCCTTCTTCCCAGAGCAGCGCCATCGCCTCAGTGATGTACACGGTGGTCACCCCCATGCTGAACCCCTtcatctacagcctgaggaacaAGGACGTGAAGGGGGCCCTGGGAAGACTGCTCAGCACAGCAGCCTCTTGCCTGTGA